The nucleotide window AGAAGGGAAGCCTGGGAAAGACAGCAATGGGGCTACAGAGGCCCTAGTGGTCCTCCCTATTCATTACTTACCTTTTGTGACTGCCCCCTTGTCTCCTTATCTGGGGAGACAGGAAAGTGCCTGCTGCTTCATCTGAGGTCTATGGACTACAGGTTCCGGAGACGTCAGAAGCCCCCTAGCCCAGCTCATAACCCACATGCATGTTCATGCCTCCACATACCTTGGTTCCTGTTGTCTCCCCAGCTGTCATGTTGTGGTCTAGCATGCTGTCCTGGGTGGCTGTTGTGGCAGAAGCTTAGGCTAGGGTATTCTCTTTCGGTTCAGAGGTCTCATGCAGGCCCTTCTCTCGCTCAATCCCACCAGTCTCTTCTTTGCCTCCAACTCAGGCCCTGCCTGATTTCCTTGAGGCCATGCCTAGATCTAGTCCTGCCAATGTCTAGTGGGTGGATACCTGCCGAGGAAGGTGGCTGTCAGGGCTGACAAGTCCCCAACAACCCtcattgtttatgtgtgtgcaggagGGAGGCCTTCTCCATTGGCAGGAGGTACCAGCCAGTGTATAggactttgttgtttgtttatttatgtagaAAAGGCAGCACTTGGCTCTCTACTCTGTTCTAGCTGCCTACCCACCATCCTTGAAATTGATCTCTACggttcccctccctttcctttagCTCCAATGCTCACACTCCAGGGGGGGCCAAGGGGTCAGCTGATCCCTGTATAcccagcatctaatgagatagtCTGTGTAACTGGCTGGGTCTTGTCAAGAGGTGGTTTAGATGGCAGGCTCCCACTGAAGACGAGTGTGAGTACCCAGCATGGTTTTATCTGTGGACAAAAGAACAGACAGGGGCCAGAAGGGCCTTTGGGATGGAGCCAGGACAGTCCATCTCCAATCCCAGTGCTGGGTGTGGCTGCTCTCCTACCCATCATGAGGAAGTAGGTGTGACTAGCTTGCTGGGAAAAGCCTCTCCTACCCGTCCCAGCAGCCAGTGTCTACAAGCTGCCCACAGttggctctgccactgagcctgCCATGGTGTCTTGGGACAAGGCCCACCTGGGCCCTAAGTACATGGGCCTCTGGGACTTCAAGGCGAGAACAGATGAGGAACTGAGCTTTCAGGCAGGAGACCTCCTCCATGTTACCAGAAAGGAGGAACAGTGGTGGTGGGCCACCCTACTGGATGCGGAAGGCAAGGCCTTGGCTGAAGGCTACGTGCCCTACAATTACCTGGCTGAGAAGGAAACTGTGGAGTCTGAGCCGTGAGTGGCCCTGGGGAGTTGGCACAGAGGGAGGGGTGGGCACCGGGGTAGACTGGGGAAGCCAGAGGGTATAAGATCCTAGTTAGACATTCAGTTGGTCACACTCTGATCCTTAACATCCTGTCACATGGGGTTGGGGATGGGGCTGTACCTCTGTGTGACACTGGGAGATAGGACCTCTCCTTTGGACCCACTCATGACCACTTCCCAGCCACAAGGACAACTCTGCTAGGACCTAGGTGGGACAGAAGGGCCCAGTGTGGATTTTTAGGATGCTGGCTGCAAGAGACAAGATCTGTGTGGGAATTCAAGAGCTGCTTAGGGTGTGAAGTTTGCTCTCTTTACAAACAGCCGAAACCAGATGTGCGACCTAGTTAAGGGAGACAGAAGGCTGCTGGGGCACACCTATCTATATCACCCGTCGGGGGGTACATGGTGCAAATTTGGTGGTAGGTGTTTTCGTCTCCCCTCAAGCACCCTAGCCCACTGTTCCTGGCCACCCACATACCTGAGCCCTTAGAGGCTTTGAGGAACTACAGTAGTACCTGGTATGGGCATGTTCCTAGCCACTAAAGGACCCAAACTATGCAGGACACTCTGGGCTAAGGCTGGGAAGGGTCCAACAGGAGGGGGTTCTTACTGTTTTGCTCCTGAGACCCTCAACTCCTCATCTCACAATGAGAACCTGTTGTGCTCAGTGGAAGATTGTGAACACACAGACAAGAAACAAGAGTGCTACATGGTACCTGGGACAGTTCCAGAGACAAGGGTCTCACGATGGGAACAAGGTGGGCATGGGTAGTGTGCGTAAAAGGCTGAGAAGAGCCaggcggtggcacatgcctttcacaTATGGCTCTCTAAAGGCAGGTGGAGGTCTAAATTCCAGGGTAGCCTGGTTGACATAGTGAGGtcctgtcagagagagagagagagagacagagagagagagagagagacagagagagagagagagagagagagagagagagagagagagatcatgtgGCTAACATAGCAAGAACAAAGGCCCCGAGGTCCTAAGAATCTAGCACAGGTGAAGAGGTCAGACGAGGAGCAAAGCTGAGGAGGCAAAGTGGTCAGAGTGGTGAGCAGGAGAGATTCTCTAGCTTTGCAGGACCTGAGGAGGTGGGCTTCAAGGGCTTGAGCTGAATCTTAGGTTCCTGTGCGGAGCCCATGTTCCAGCGGCTTTTGAGGGAGTTGCAGATTCCATGAGTAGAGAATACCCATGAACTCCAAGGACTTCCACGTGTAGTTCCGTTTTAGGCATGTCCGTCCCTTGTGCTGCAAGCCAGTATGTATAAATCCTTTTGAATGGGAGAGTACATGCCTGTGTGTCactgtgtctgtgcatgtacaTGAGGGTGTGCTGATTAGTATGTATGCATGCTTGTGTAAGGATGCAAATGTAAATGCAGGGATGGGTATGCGTGAGCACAAGTGTCAGTGCCTTGGGAGTGCACGCTTGGGTATGAATATGATGACACATGCCCTTTTGCATCTCATTGCATGTCTGTGCACATAATTGGACATGTGCAAATGGCTAAGTGATTATGTGTATGAAAGTATAAGCCAACACTGCAGCACCAGGGAGCTGCTGTTGAGACCCTTCTCCCACCTACTTCTGGGCCAAGCTGTTGTCTATAGCTCAGGTCCCACAACATGTTAAGAGATATTCACGTGACGGGATTTCAGCTTTTTTttgccgggggtggggtggggtgtctcTTCCACAAGTGACCATCATCCAGAGCAGGATGGTAGGCAGTGCTTGGCCCATCTCACTTCTGAGCCACTAGGATCTTTTCTGGTGTCCAGAACCAGCCATTTAGGACTTTCAGGGTCCATGATGGTCGAAGAGGCCTCTGCAAGGTTGGGAGCAGCATGAGAGGCACCATAGCTAGGATTTGGAGTGTGAGATGGGAGCCAGGGGGCATTCGGAACTCTGCATAGGCATGGCAAGGGTTAGATAGTTGGGAGACAGGATGGATGTGGGGCTGGGTGAGGGTATGCTAGGCTGAGGCTGACGCTCTCCTCTGCAGGTGGTTCTTTGGTTGCATCTCCCGCTCAGAGGCCATGCACAGGCTGCAGGCTGCAGACAACTCGAAGGGTGCCTTCCTGATCAGAGTCagccagaagccaggagcagaCTATGTCCTCTCTGGTACTGCTTCCCAGATCTCCCTTGCCTATGCTAACCCTCAGGCCTTCCTGACTGCATGGTGACCTGCCTTTCCTCTGATTGTAAAGCCTCTTCCTCTGGAAGCCCTGACCTTTCCCTGTGGTCCAGCTACTCACTTTCAGGTTGGGTGGTTTTCCTTTGTGGCTGGCATGACCTATGTGTCATGAAAGCCAAGGCTCCACAAGTGTTCCACTGTGCTTGTGACCCCAAAACCCAGGAGTGCAAGGAACAGAGTAGCCATGGCTCATGACAGGAGTGCCAGGTAGCCAAGTACAGGCAATGTCCAGGCTGGGAACAGGGGAGGCAAAGTGGGGGGCATACAGGACAGGATGTCTGCTTATGCCTCCTTCCGCCGGCCACCCACCCCAGTGCGGGATGCTCAGGCCGTGCGACATTACAGGATCTGGAGGAACAATGGGGGCCGGCTGCACCTGAATGAGGCAGTGTCCTTCTCCAGCCTGTCTGAGCTTGTGGACTACCACAAGATCCAGAGCCTGTCCCATGGCCTGCAGCTGACCATACCGTGCTGGAAGGTAGGCCACTGGTTCCTCTGTGACATAGTTGCTCAGGGTCAGAGTGCAACATGTGGGCAGGAGGGACTCAGGAGACAGCATTCTCCTTGGCTATCACTCTTATTGCACTAATTCACCAGAGCTCAGTTGTGCTAAGAACCAAACCTTGACCTTGGTGGATGAAGACAGCAGCATTTTTATGCAGGCCACTTAGACACTACTATGCTGGATGTGGCTCTAAATTTAAAGATAAATAGGGCTCCTTATGAGGGGTTTAGAGCAAATCCTTCCTGGAGACAACCTGGGTGACCCAACATCCCTCCACCCACCATCATTGCCCTTTCTGTCTCTTCAGCACAAAACTGAGCCCTTGCCCCACTGGGATGACTGGGAGAGGCCAAGGGAGGAGTTCACCCTCTGTAAGAAGCTGGGGGCCGGCTACTTTGGGGAGGTCTTCGAAGGGCTCTGGAAAGGCCAGGTCCGTGTGGCTGTGAAGGTGATCTCTAGAGGTGAGCAGGTCCAACCCAACTCAACTTGATCGCATGTTAGTTTCCCACTATTGCTGCCAGTGGTCATTTCCAGTCTTACCCCACTGAGCGTGTCGCAACATACTCACTGGGCACCAACAACATTATGGTGGGAATAATCCTTTCAATTGTACCCATTTTAATTGAAGCAAGTCACTGGAAATTTGAGTTTCACCTAAAAGCCTAGCTTCACCCTCTTGTCTATACCCAATACCTCAAGAATGAGGTCAACCAAGACCTTGAAAACATCCAGCTGGGAAATGTTGACTGTGGTGATTATGGCCAAGTGGGGCATAGGAGGGCAGATGGACACATCAGGCTTGAGGCACTGAGGCCTGAGTTGTGGAGGCTTTAGTGTTCTAGCTTGGAGGCTAGCCTTTGTCTTCCTAGGCTGACCATATTTACTGAGCTGCTTCAGGAGGTCTGGGCCTCCTGCTTGGGGCAAAGGTCAAGGGCTGTATTCACTGAGACTGATGCCTCTCAGACAATCTCCTGCACCAGCACACCTTCCAGTCTGAGATCCAGGCCATGAAGAAGCTGCGGCACAAGCACATCCTGTCACTGTATGCTATCGCAACTGCAGGAGACCCTGTCTACATCATCACAGAGCTCATGCCCAAGGGAAGCCTGCTGCAGCTATTGCGAGGTAATTGGCAAGCTTTACCCTTCTTTCCTGGGGCTGAAAGTGTTTAAGGAGCAGTAGACCCCACGTGTTCCTACTTGACCTACACAAAACAGTCAGGATCTTCCAGatgagttgttttctttcttaagaagttacttaaaccaggtgtggtggtgcatgcctttaatcccagcactgggaggcacaggcaggcagagctctgtgaatttgaagccagcctacaaagtgagtccgacagccagggctacacagagaaaccttgtcttgaaaaaaagaggagagagagaagttacTTAAATTGTGTTAAGTGGTGGTTAGTGGGAGACTAGAAAGGTTGCTCAATGGTTAAGGGCACTTAATGTTTTTGCACAGGACCagggtttagttcccagtacccacatggtggctcaccatccataactccagtcgaggggagctgacaccctcttttggcctctgcagacaccagccctccatgtggtacacagacatacatgcacatacatacataaaatatttttaaaaactaaaaatggaAGCCAGGCATACTGACATATGTATTTAAACCCTGCacttggaggaagaggcaggctgatctccgagtttgagtccagcctggtctacagagcgagctccaagactatacagagaaactttgtcctGAACCTCTGCCCTCCCCCAAGGCCCCCAAAACTAAAGATGGATGACAATCAAGGaaagatatacacacatacacatgtgcacatactcacaGTAACAAGTACATGCACCACACCACACATACTACATCCCCTCATacacacaaatttttaaaaaagctagaGAGAGGGCTCTTTGGGTAtggtgcttgctatgcaagcatgaaggcCTGCGTTCAGATCTCCAGAACTAAGGTAAAGCCAGCATAGAAGGATGCATCTGTTCTCCCTAGGCTCCTacagtgagatgggaggcagagggacAATCCTTGTTTTATCTCAGGAGCAAAAAACAAAATCCTCCTCAAACGTGTCAAAGGTTAAGACTCACACCCAGGgctgtcctatgacctccacacacatgtacacatgtacacatacacattacacatacacaacaaaggaaaaaagtaaGTTACTTAAAGTTACCAATTGCTAATCACAAAATCTGAAGAAGTACAGGTAAGTTCAGAAAAGAAGATAAAAGTATGTGAGTGCTCTTTGTCTCTAGGTACATAACTGTAGAAGGTCTAGGCCTTTCCACTTTGCAATTAAGCCAGACCCTTTGCTGGAGCCTTCATAGCTACAGTAAATGAGGACTGGGCTCTGGCCAGCTAACTCTGGCCTCTGATCAACCCTACAGACTCTGATGAGAAAGCCCTGCCTGTTTCCGAGCTGGTGGACTTTGCATCGCAGGTTGCTGAGGGCATGTGCTACCTGGAATCTCAGAATTACATCCATCGTGACCTGGCTGCTAGGAACGTTCTTGTTACAGAGAACAATCTCTGCAAAGTGGGGGACTTTGGGCTGGCCAGGCTTGTCAAGGTAGGAACCCTTGGAGGCAGAAGCCAGAAGCAGTAATATGAGGTTTTATCTCCCAAGCCTTGAGCTTAACCCAGCCATAAGCAAGATGGGTTCTTGATAGGGTGGTGTTAAAAGGCAAGGGGACGGCTTTATTCATACAGTGACAAGCCTTGTTCATGCCACATTGGCCCAGCTATGAGTACCTAGCCAGACAGCCATGTACCTTGGGCTTTTCCTGTCTCCACACATTGCAGCTCTGCCCTTGTCCTCCTCCACCTAGAATCCCAGTGACTTGGCACTTTCACTGTTACAATGATACACAGGGCCTAGACATGATTGGTGACAGCAACCTCTGGTTGCAGTGGGGTGATGTCAGTAGGTCAGACTGCAACAGGCAGTGTGTTTGTACCCACTGGGACCTTGGCGTCCATGGCAGTCAGCGCTACACAGGAAGAGTACAAGCTGCAGATCCCTCTACCGTCAGAACCTTACCATGAGCCATCCTATTACAGGAGGACATCTACCTTTCTCACGACCACAACATCCCCTACAAATGGACGGCGCCCGAGGCACTCTCTAGAGGGCATTACTCCATCAAATCTGACGTCTGGTCTTTTGGGATTCTCCTTCATGAAATTTTCAGCAGGGGGCAGATGCCCTACCCAGGTATTGCCGTTGCCTCAAGAACGTCCCCAGCTGTGGACAGGCAGTGAGGTGGAGTGGGGGCAGGTCTTCAATGGTTGGCTGACAGAGCTGACAGGAGGTTCAGCCAGACTCCACCCCTGTTCCATTCCTTGAGCATCCAGAGCATGCTGCTGGGATCACCTGTCCTGGAGACACTGTCTACAGGGAAGGCAACTGTCACAGTGTGCTAGAAAGTTTCCAGAGCATGGTGATGGTCATTCTTGCAAGGGACTACATCCAGGGAGGAACCAATGGTAGTTGGGTGTGGCTTCCAGGGATTGGAGGGTGGACATCAGCCTCCTAGTTCTCATTTCTCTTCTCCCATGGACCACAGGCATGTCCAATCACGAGGCCTTCCTGAGGGTGAATGCCGGCTACCGCATGCCCTGCCCCCTGGAGTGCCCACCTAACATACACAAGCTGATGCTTGACTGTTGGAGCCAGGACCCCAAGCAGAGACCTTGCTTCAAAGACCTGTGTGAGAAACTCTCAGGCATCACCAGGTATGAGAACCTGGTCTGAGCTCCTTGGACATGGCCAGGACCCACAGAAGAAGGCCTCATGATTATCCTGGACCTCTGATGAAGGTGTGCACCATCCTTCATTTTACTGAGGTGAAGGGCTAGGAAACATACCAAACATACCTCAAATACTGCATGTTGTCAAGGAAAGAGTAAAGAGGCAGCCATATTCTTTTCTCATCTATCCTCCTCCAGGAGGCAGTCCACAAACTCTGGGAGATCACTCTCTGGCTTTGCCCTCCTTTCTGTGAAGACTTCATGTGACAGAGAAGCCAAGAAGAGTCTAGACAACAGGCCTTGCGGAGTTCTTGCCAGCATATCACTTTCAGAATATACCTGTCCTTGATCATTCCTCTGCTCAACTGTCCAAAAACACATCCCCCCACTCCTTGGCACCTCAATTTTGCAGGCTTTTACGGCCACATAAAACTCAGAACAAGTTTGCATGATTTTCTCTCTCTAACCTTGCCTTTGCTTGAAGAGTACCATCTAGGAAGCTGAAGACAGATAAAAGGATATGAAACTTCTTTCCTGCAGTTTCTGGTGCCCAGTGAGGCATACTGAGATACCTGATCACCTGGAGCCTGCACAGGTAGAGGAAAGCTCACGGAGCCAGTAACAGCCAGTTCCCCCTCCCCCCGACACAcaccaagacagggtttctttgtacaatagccctggctgtcctggaactcactttgtagaccaggctggccttgaactcaggcacctgcctctgcctcctgagtgctgggatattCTTAACCATGTGGGCAGAGGCAGCTCTTCTTTGTGAGGCACTGTCCTCCATTCTAGAGTCAGATTCAGTTCGGGCTTGTGCGTTTTGTGTTTCGTTTTAGAGTTCCAGgtcctttcccttcagaaataGATGTTTTTGTCCTGAGCTCCTGAGGCAGGATAACACCCTCTCTGGAAAACTACTGACCTCATGCTCTGGCCCATCCTCCATTCTCCCCTTccagtttggctctgagtcttccCTGATGGCTCTGGTCCAAGTCTGCTTTCCTCATGTGTCTTGAACCCATGCTTGACCCCTGAAGTCCAGCCAGACTATCTGCTTCTCATGGCAGCTCCATCTACTTGAATATTAGAGCCCCAGTTCTGAGGGGGCGTACCCCAAAAGCACCTACCTGAAGCTGCCTTACTGGAAGTGAGTGTAACCATCTCAGCATGTATTTATCAGCTACCTTCAGACTGACCTCTCACAACGGCTGAACATGTCCCTACTTCCTTTTAGAAAATGTCCTATGTTCAAGAATTGACACTGTTTGGAAAGTCAAGCTGTCTTTCAATTTCCAGGGATGTGGGAGAACACAGGAAAACATTTGGAAATGGGGCAAATGAAAACTCTTAAAACTAAGTCCTTTGCATAGACTTTAGTCAAAAATTTCTGTTCTCTGAGTAACTGTGCCTTTCCTTTTCACCAAGAACAGAATTTGGGCTGGGcttggcagcacacacctttaatcccagcagagacagaggcagcagattatctgtgagtttgaggccagcctggtctaagaagTAAATTCCAGGATTGCTAGGACTGCAtagagactctgcctcagaaaaaaaaaaaaaaaaaaacaaaaaacaaacaaacaaaaaaaaccaagataaaataaaaagaacacaattTGTATAAAAATCCAAGTGGACATAAACTGATCCAGAGCTAAGCATTCTAAAAATGAAAGCTGTGTGCCTGTGCAACTTTGGCTGTTTGTATATGTACACAGTCCTTCAACACTTCCAGAGGGCACAAccttgggtgtggtggtgcacgcctttaatcctagcacttgggaggcagaggcaggcagatctgtgagttagaggccaccttggtctacatagtgagttccaggagagccagagctacataaagaaaccctgcttcagaaacaaatatgaaaatataaaacacaacaaaacaaacctcttACAATTCTGTTTAGACTGCTCATCTAGAGATGAGCGCTCATGAAATATTCCTAAAATCTCTCAGAAACAAAGTCAAATGTTCTTAGAGATCACATGATCTAATCTTTAAGAGTgttggtaaaataaaataataaaataaaaacaggtatGTTTCCAGACCTGTCAACACCGAATACAGTACAGCTGGACCAGTAGtccttaaccttcctaatgctgcgaccctttaatacagttcatgttatggtgacctccaaccataaaattattttcgtgctacttcatagctgtaattttgctagtgttacgAATTATATTTTTGGAGAGGTTTCTCAAAGGGGTCATAACCCATAGTTTAAGACCCActgagagactttttttttttccttcttaccaGGGTTTATAATAAGTTTAATTCTACTGGGTATTTAAAATGCTGCAATGAGAAATGGAACCCAAGAGCAAAATACAGAGGAAGGAGAACAGGGAATGATGTTGGTCTGACTCGTCAGCAAGAGCGAATTGGGTGTGGATTCCTCGTGAAACCTTCATGAGCATAACTTGAATGAATAGGAATGCAAGCAGAGTGAAAGTTTAAATGAACTTTTCAGGAATTTACTTTATAAAAAAGGCATCTTACAACCTCAAGTTTGTTCAGGCTTGAGAAACTGAGATATTAATTCAGCTTTGGGGTCATTCCTAAGGAAACATCAACTTAGGTTGATCTGCTGTGACCTCCTGCTTTTTACACAGGAAGGAAGTGGTAGGTGCGCTTGGGTTTGTAGGACTACCAGAAGCTGTGCAACAAAGGGCATGCTGCTGCAGTGCCTGCAGGGGTTTTCTTCAGTGGCATGCTGGCTGCTGACTCCCTGGTTTCCACTGGCACTAGGGGccctaaaaataataagaaaaaccACCTGCATGCAAAGCATACTAGGAAAATTCCATCTGTGGTAAGGTTACACATTATCATTTGGAGAGGAAAGATTAATCATTGAGTGCAAACATAAGACTTGTTTCAgattatgaaaaaaacaaaaacaaaaacgccGATGGGCTGTTTTgatgtgttttgagacaggatttctctgtgcagccctggccatCCGGGAACTAgctttataggccaggctggctttaaattcagagctccaccagcctctgcctcctcatgctgggactataggtgtatgccaccacatccagctcatTGACGGATACTTTTTCAAAGTACCTTTCAAATACCTGGTGGAATGGAATCTTATCTTGAGTAGTCAAAGCTGTAAGGACTGAAATGATTCACTTAGAATTCTTTTAAATTAGCTTAGGTGCTGGGGTCGTAGCTCGGTTGATAGCGCACATGCCTAACATGCATGAAGTCTTGGGTTCTATCCCTAGCACGGACacaccaggcgtggtggtacatacctgaaATACTAGTATATGGGAGGTAGGAGGAGGAAGATCGAAAGTTCAAGGGCGCATCCTCAGCACAGCAAGTTTAAGACCAACTTGGTCTATGAAACCTTTAGGTTGTACATACAGACATTACTCATGATTTGTAGGAAAAATCCTGACAATCTGGTATATCCACACCCCGAAGTCATCAGTTATAATTCTATTATACTTAAACATGTGCCACAGAAATTAGCTCCACAGCTGTGGCTTGATTTTCTTCCACAAATGTTTATATTGACTGTTGGAGAAGAAgagtatctgtctgtctgtcggtcTCAAACTACTTCTTCCA belongs to Meriones unguiculatus strain TT.TT164.6M chromosome 4, Bangor_MerUng_6.1, whole genome shotgun sequence and includes:
- the Ptk6 gene encoding protein-tyrosine kinase 6 isoform X1 translates to MVSWDKAHLGPKYMGLWDFKARTDEELSFQAGDLLHVTRKEEQWWWATLLDAEGKALAEGYVPYNYLAEKETVESEPWFFGCISRSEAMHRLQAADNSKGAFLIRVSQKPGADYVLSVRDAQAVRHYRIWRNNGGRLHLNEAVSFSSLSELVDYHKIQSLSHGLQLTIPCWKHKTEPLPHWDDWERPREEFTLCKKLGAGYFGEVFEGLWKGQVRVAVKVISRDNLLHQHTFQSEIQAMKKLRHKHILSLYAIATAGDPVYIITELMPKGSLLQLLRDSDEKALPVSELVDFASQVAEGMCYLESQNYIHRDLAARNVLVTENNLCKVGDFGLARLVKEDIYLSHDHNIPYKWTAPEALSRGHYSIKSDVWSFGILLHEIFSRGQMPYPGMSNHEAFLRVNAGYRMPCPLECPPNIHKLMLDCWSQDPKQRPCFKDLCEKLSGITRYENLV
- the Ptk6 gene encoding protein-tyrosine kinase 6 isoform X2, with translation MVSWDKAHLGPKYMGLWDFKARTDEELSFQAGDLLHVTRKEEQWWWATLLDAEGKALAEGYVPYNYLAEKETVESEPWFFGCISRSEAMHRLQAADNSKGAFLIRVSQKPGADYVLSVRDAQAVRHYRIWRNNGGRLHLNEAVSFSSLSELVDYHKIQSLSHGLQLTIPCWKHKTEPLPHWDDWERPREEFTLCKKLGAGYFGEVFEGLWKGQVRVAVKVISRGDPVYIITELMPKGSLLQLLRDSDEKALPVSELVDFASQVAEGMCYLESQNYIHRDLAARNVLVTENNLCKVGDFGLARLVKEDIYLSHDHNIPYKWTAPEALSRGHYSIKSDVWSFGILLHEIFSRGQMPYPGMSNHEAFLRVNAGYRMPCPLECPPNIHKLMLDCWSQDPKQRPCFKDLCEKLSGITRYENLV